CTAATAAGTATAGATATAAAGCCGAACAACTCTAATAGTTGTTCGGCTTTTTTTATTATGCAATTCAGTTAACTACGAGCTCGTTTCTTTTTAAGGCGGGGAAGTAAATGCCCGAAGTGGTAAATACTTAATCCTAATAACACCATAAACGCACCTAATATCAACTTATCATTGATAACCTCACCATTTAATACTGCGCCTAAAGTCAAAGCAATCACTGGTGTAATTAAGGTAATCAAAGTTACGTTACTGGCTGATAACTTCTGCAACACAGTAAAGTAGGCATAAAAACCAATCAATGAACCAAAGACACCTAAATAGAGTGTTGCCCAAAGAGACTTTGCTTGCCAAGTTTCAATCGGTAGAGTGCCATCAAGTAATAACCAGCTCACTAAAAACAGTGGTGTTGCAACCGATAGCGCCCCGACCGTAGTTGCTAACGGATGAATAGCCAATGAAACACTTTTAACTAATACACCACTTAAACTGAAGAAAAATACCGCCATTAAAATAAAAATTATTCCGTAAATGCCATCATCCGCTAAGGTAAAGTTATCTGAGCAAACTACCGCTAAACCAATTAATGAAATAGCCATAGAGAATTTACGCATACCACTTATATTGGGTTCGGATAATATTTTCTTTGCTAATAAAGCTGAAATAACGGGTGATAAGCCAAAGACCAAAGAAATAATGCCAGACGATAAATAAGCGGCAGATAGATAAGAGCACAGCATGCCACCAAAAATACCTAACGCCGAAAAGCTGTATAACTTTACGGCCTGTTTGTGCCAAGGAATATGAATATTGCGTATTTTAATCACTAGTGCGCCTAATACTAAGGCAATCAGCATTCGAAGTAATACCGCTAAACTTGGATTAATTGATTCGCTACTCCACACTATACCTAATGGAGTGGTAGACCATATTAATAGTACCGCCAAATAGGCAATTGACACTGACATTTTTCTCTCCTTTTTTACGTTTAAAATTTATGTTGTTAACGTTAGCTTTTAAAGTAAATATCAGACGGACTATTTATTAATCCGTTTGATATAAAGCAGAAAGTTGCGGTTTTTTATGAGGAACAGTTGAGAAAACAAAAAAGCCGCAAGAGTTAATTTCTGCGGCTTTAAAAGTGAACTAATTAAATTTGATTAATTATGAATTTTCAATGCTTCGCAGAGGGGAGGCCAATTTGACTGACGATTAACTAACCACAGTCGATTGACCACAAACAGACAGTTAGTAGCTGCCGCTTTAAGGTTTCGAATATTTATCATGGCGAGTAAGGTGCTTTGCATTCTTTATGTAATCTTATTTTATCTTGAGTTGTAATTTACAGGTTAGTTACGATTTATAGTGGCGGTTGGGTAAATTTAAGTCAAGGATAAAAACCATTCAATGATAATTAATGTTAATTTTTTATTATAACAACGTGCACAAGCACAAACTTAACGATAAACTTCTACGATAACCACTTGTTAGAAGCATTTTATGAACGCTATTGAATTATTATTACAACGACAGTCAACACCTGTGTTAACAGAGCCTGCACCAACTGAAGCAGATCTAGCCACATTATTATCAGCCGGTATGCGAGTACCGGATCATGGCGGATTAAAACCTTGGCATTTCCATGTTATTACCGGACAAGGTTTACAACGATTAAGTGATATCTATGTAGAAGCAACGACAATCAACATGGCTAGCCAAACTGGACTTATTGAAGGGGCAAACATAGATGAACAAGCCTTAAATGAGAAAATGGCGAAAGTAGCAAAAAAGCCATTTAGAGCACCG
The DNA window shown above is from Colwellia psychrerythraea 34H and carries:
- a CDS encoding nitroreductase family protein — encoded protein: MNAIELLLQRQSTPVLTEPAPTEADLATLLSAGMRVPDHGGLKPWHFHVITGQGLQRLSDIYVEATTINMASQTGLIEGANIDEQALNEKMAKVAKKPFRAPMIIVISTQYVEHNKVPLQEQLITAGCCAHSMQMAAFSLGYGAMWRTGGFAYNETVKQGLGLEAGNDIAGFLYIGTPSKICNTKPAKSYQDKVTYWQ
- a CDS encoding DMT family transporter, whose amino-acid sequence is MSVSIAYLAVLLIWSTTPLGIVWSSESINPSLAVLLRMLIALVLGALVIKIRNIHIPWHKQAVKLYSFSALGIFGGMLCSYLSAAYLSSGIISLVFGLSPVISALLAKKILSEPNISGMRKFSMAISLIGLAVVCSDNFTLADDGIYGIIFILMAVFFFSLSGVLVKSVSLAIHPLATTVGALSVATPLFLVSWLLLDGTLPIETWQAKSLWATLYLGVFGSLIGFYAYFTVLQKLSASNVTLITLITPVIALTLGAVLNGEVINDKLILGAFMVLLGLSIYHFGHLLPRLKKKRARS